One Nicotiana sylvestris chromosome 12, ASM39365v2, whole genome shotgun sequence genomic window carries:
- the LOC104229398 gene encoding transcription repressor OFP1-like, giving the protein MGNYRFRLSDMMPNAWFYKLKDMSKISSNKSKGHNHTTSISSTSSFSASNLQSDQKIKQPHITTYPRKSYYISRNLSPTNNNHEIFSQNPSSNNPKLSDNNINFSKKRRSTTRRRINSPKIVTSSVSASCSCRASLESVWTKPDSTPEDYPNSPNAPSSSSSETLDPIISLSPSCGCRVNEMNKDSLNYDHGFTSISKIDLPPIITKPEKFNGSAQEKDEKQRISTVRRVSVSSTTGVKLRTNSPKITNSKKIQGVSRKSVSSRRRSSSSVSESFAVVKSSKNPQKDFRESMVEMIMENNIRTSKDLEELLACYLSLNSDEYHDLIIKVFKQIWFDITDIRLK; this is encoded by the coding sequence ATGGGAAATTATAGGTTTAGATTATCAGATATGATGCCAAATGCTTGGTTTTACAAGCTCAAGGACATGAGCAAAATCAGCAGCAACAAAAGCAAAGGGCATAACCACACCACCTCAATTTCTTCAACATCATCATTCTCAGCATCAAATCTTCAATCAGACCAAAAAATAAAACAACCCCACATCACTACTTACCCAAGAAAATCATATTACATTTCAAGAAACCTTAGTCCAACAAATAATAACCATGAAATATTTTCCCAAAATCCTTCCTCAAACAACCCAAAACTCTCTGACaataatattaatttttcaaagaaaaggcGTAGCACTACAAGGAGAAGAATTAATTCTCCTAAAATTGTCACTTCTTCTGTTTCAGCTAGTTGCAGTTGCCGTGCTTCTCTTGAATCAGTTTGGACTAAACCTGATTCCACCCCTGAAGATTATCCAAATTCACCTAATGccccctcatcttcttcttctgaaaCATTAGACCCCATAATTTCACTTTCACCATCTTGTGGTTGCAGAGTTAATGAAATGAACAAAGATTCTCTCAATTATGATCATGGGTTTACGTCTATTTCCAAAATTGACCTTCCCCCAATCATAACCAAACCCGAAAAGTTCAACGGTTCGGCCCAAGAAAAGGATGAAAAACAGAGGATTTCTACGGTGAGAAGAGTGTCAGTGAGTTCAACAACTGGTGTGAAGCTAAGAACAAACTCTCCAAAAATAACAAACAGCAAGAAAATTCAAGGAGTTAGCAGAAAGAGTGTTAGTTCAAGAAGAAGGAGTAGTAGTAGTGTTTCAGAAAGTTTTGCAGTGGTGAAATCATCTAAAAATCCACAGAAAGATTTTAGAGAGTCAATGGTGGAGATGATAATGGAAAATAATATAAGGACTTCAAAGGATTTGGAAGAACTTCTTGCTTGTTATCTTTCTTTGAATTCAGATGAGTATCATGATCTTATCATTAAAGTGTTCAAGCAAATTTGGTTTGACATCACTGATATTCGGCTAAAGTAA